The Tolypothrix sp. NIES-4075 DNA segment CTCCCATTGTAATTACCAACACCCAAGGACCAATACTGGCGTTAGGGGGAATTTCTTGTGATTCTTCTTCAACGATGATTTCTTCTGTTTCGACATCCTCGTTCAGGTCAACTTCTGTCTCTGTAACCGTATCCAAGGTGTCAAGAATTGCGGCTGGTAAAATTGCCATACCCACCAGTTCATCGCCTTTTTTCAGCTTCATGGCTTTGACTCCACGAGTTGCCCTACCTAGAGGACGCAATTGCTCTTGGGTACACCGAAAGTGAATTGCCATACCCAGACGGGAACCAATGATGATGCTGTCTTCTACTCTAGCGCGTCCTACCCAGCGCAGTTGGTCGCCTTCTTCGAGAGATATGGCTATTAAGCCGTTAGCGCGAATGTTGCTAAATGCTTCCAATGCGGTTTTTTTGATGTTGCCGCCTTTGGTGAGCATTACCAGATATTCATCGCTGCTAAACTCGGAAACGGGGACAATAGAGGTGATTTTTTCCTCTTTGGGAATCGGCAGCATCTGTACAATTGGTGTACCGCGACTTGTACGGGAACTGACGGGAATTTGATATGCTTTGACGCAGTAAACAACTCCGCGATCGCTAAAAAATAAAACACTGTCGTGATCGCAGCAACTCAAGAAATGCTCAACGGTGTCATCATCTTTCACTTTGGCGGCAGCTTTACCTCTGGTTGCACGATTTTGTGCTTCAAAGGTATTCACTGGCATTCGCTTGATGTAACCTTGTTTGGTAATCAAAATAATCGCTTTTTCATTGGCGATCAAATCAAGGTCATCTAATTCGCCTTCACCTAATGAAATTACCGTGCGGCGCGGTGTGGCATGAGTTGCTTTTATTTGGGTGATTTCGGTTTCAATGATTTCTAAAATCCGTTCCCGCCGTGCCAATATATCTTGCAAGTCGGCAATTTGATTTTGTAAATCTTCGTGTTCTAGGCGAATTTTATCGGCTTCTAGTGCTGTTAAACGTCGCAGTTGCATTTGCAAAATTGCGTCCGCTTGCACTTCTGAAAGTCCGTAATTTGTGATTAATTCACCTTTTGCTGTGGGCGCATCCGATGCATTACGAATTAAGTTAATAATTGCATCTAAATGTGATAAGGCAATTAATAACCCTTGTAAAAGATGATCGCGTTCTTCGGCTTTTCGCAGTTCGTATTGCGTGCGTCTAGTAATCGCTTGAATGCGAAAATCTAAAAAGACGCTTAAGAACTGTTTGAGGGTAAGAACTTGCGGTTCGGAATTTACCAACGCCAACATATTTGCGCCAAAGTTGGCTTGCAAAGGCGTTTGTTTGTAAAGATTGTTTAAGACGACGCGGGGATAAGCATCGCGTTTGAGTTCGATGACGATTCGCATTCCATCGCGATCGCTTTCATCCCGAATATCTGCAATTCCCTCTAAACGCTTTTCGTTCACCATTTCGGCGATTCTTTCAATTAACGCCGCTTTGTTGGTTTGATAGGGCAATTCGGTGATGATAATTGCTTCTCTATCCGGGCGTCCGCGCTGTTCTACGGTTTCAATTGTAGCTACGCCCCGCATGGTAATCGAACCGCGTCCGGTGGTGTAAGCTTCTTTAATTGCTGCCGTTCCCAGAATCTGCGCCCCCGTAGGAAAGTCGGGACCGTGGATATATTGCATCAACTGGATATCAGTGATTTCCGGGTTGTGAATCAGCGCTACGAAACCATCAATCAATTCGCCCAAGTTGTGGGGAGGAATGTTAGTTGCCATCCCTACGGCAATCCCAGAAGAACCGTTGAGGAGTAACTGGGGGATACGTGCGGGTAAAACTGTCGGTTCTTGTTGGGAACCGTCGAAGTTATCAATAAAGTCTACCGTTTCCGATTCGATGTCTTGCAGTAGGGCAGCGCTGGTTAAGGCTTGCAAGCGACATTCAGTGTAACGCATTGCCGCTGGCGGGTCGTTGTCTACTGAACCGAAGTTACCATGCCCGTTGACGAGAGGCGATCGCATGGAAAAATCTTGCGCCATCCGCACCAAAGCATCATACACTGCCGTATCGCCGTGGGGGTGATATTTACCCAACACTTCCCCGACTACACGGGCGCATTTTTTAAAAGGACGGTCTGCGGTCAACCCCAACTCATGCATGGCATAAAGGATGCGGCGATGCACAGGTTTCAGACCATCCCTGGCATCTGGCAACGCCCGACCTACAATTACGCTCATCGCGTATTCCAGATAAGACCGGGACATTTCGTTCCGCAGATCGGTGGGGATTATCCTATCCTGGGAATAAGTCATATAACCTTAAAAAACTCCAAAATTGGCAGATTTTCGCTTTTTCAATTCAGTAAACGCCGAATTATTCTAAATTAGTCTTGAATAATGGCAATTATTTGCTACAATTCTAGCACATTTTGCCTTCGTTTGCCTGGGCTGGGGACTGGGGACTGGGGACTGAGGAGACAAAAAGACAAGGAGAATAATTCTTCTTTCTCCCCATCCCAAGAACTCTCCCCATCCCAAGAACTCTCCCCATCCCCCTAGTCTTCTTGAAGAGATTGCTCAGATTTGAGTTGAGATGCAATCAAGGGAATTTTAGGAGCAAGAAAAAATCCCATCAAACTGGCAAAGAGAATCGGTGTCAAGGCACTGAAGTTGGTTAATTTTGACAGCAGCAAAGTTGTACTTATAGGTGTGCGTGTCACTGTTGCATTGATAGCAGCCATTGTACAAATCATTGCCAGCGCCGGATTAATTCCTGGGATTAAGACTGCAACTGCTTTGCCGATACAAGCACCAGTGAAAAATAAAGGTATGATAAATCCACCGCGCCATCCACCTGTAACGGTAAGGCTAATCGCAGCCATTTTGCCCAAAGCAAGAGTTAAGAGGAAAACAGCATCCAAGTTAGTATTAACGACAGATTCTAACTCTTCATGCCCAAAATAACGAGTTAGCGGAAATATTGCGGCTAAACAGCCTAATGCCAATCCTGCTAATGTTGTGCGTAAATAAATTGGTCCGGGAATCTGAGCATATAGGCGATCGCAAGAGCGAAAAATAGCCATAAAAATCCATCCTGCTACTGCCCCAATCATCCCAAACAAAATAGCCAAAGCAAAATCATCAATGTTTTCTAACTGGTACTTGGGGAAATGCCAAGTTGGGGCAATTCCCAAATGTGTAATTGCCGCAAACACTAGATAACTAGCACAACTCGAAACAATTGCTGGCATCAGCGCTTCGTAGTACTCCACAATATGCTGATGGTGTAAGATTTCTAAAGCGAACATCGCACCCCCAAGAGGTGCGCCAAACAAAGCAGTAAAACCCGCAGCCATTGCTGCTAAACTCATAGTTCTCAGGTCTTCACCTTGAAGTTGCCAGCGATCGGCAATCCAAGTACCAAAAGAACCTGTAACCTGTACTAATGGTGCTTCAGGTCCTGCACTGCCGCCTGCCGATATACTCACTAAAGATGCCAGAATCATTGAAGGATTTTTGCGAGCATCCAGCCGTCCGCCGCGAAAATGGATATTATCGACAATTACGGCGATTTCACCAGGATTTCCCAAAAAATGAATCACCAGCCCAATAACTAAACCAGCTAATGGCATCACTATCAACAAACTCAGACCGTTAAATCGTTGCAGTTGGTGAGTAATTAGTTCTAAAACATTCCAGTAGAAAGCAGCAAATAGACCACAAACAGTCCCCACACCTGCCCAGCGTAAAACCCACCGCGAAATCATCAGCGGATTACGTCTTAGCAGTCCAAAAAGCTGAGAAAGTGTCCAACGTTGAGTTTGATCGGAATTGTTACGCTTTGGTAGCACTGCTGATTTCCTATTTAATGGAAAAACTGTAATATAAAATACCGAATATTTATGCTTTTTATGATTTATACCATTTCCTTTGGTGTATTATCTTCCAGCCAAAGGAGGGTTGACTTTCTATGCCTTGTCCGCTCAATCGTGGTAATTTAAGCCCCAAGATAGTGTGTGTCCGATCGCAGCAGAGTTTAAGCTGAGGCGTAAGTTCTATAGGGCAAAAATTATGACTGAGGAAAAACATATTAATCAAGCTGAAAAGATGAATCCAGAGGAGGATGCGCCAGAATTAAGTCCTGAGATGCTGGATAAAATTAAACATCCGCCCAATATTGAAGATGTTTTGCGCGAACTACCACCAGAAGAACTTCGAGGTATGCCCGGTGTAGTACCGGAAATGCTTGATGAACCAAACGATGAAATGAGTGGTATGAGCTAAGAATAGTTGATTAGTGCGATTTTTCAATGAATAGGGCTTTAAATTCCCCCCTTCCCAGAATAGGGAAGGGGGGTTAGGTCTGCCTTCATTGTGGTTTAAAGGATACAATTGAAACCGCTGTATCCTGCTGCCCACTTTGCTGACGCTATGTTCCCAGTTATCTATAGTAGCGAGTTTTTGGAACACAAAACTGGATATCTTCATCCAGAGAAGCCAGAAAGGTTAACAGCGATCGCTTCCGCTATCAAAGCAGCTGCATTTGCAGAACAAATTGAATGGCGATCGCCTACACCAACATCCCAAGCGCTCGATCTAATGTCTGTTCTGCAACAAGCACACAGCGATCGCTACATTCAAAAAGTCCAACAAATCGCTGAAGAAGGCGGTGGTTATTTGGATGGAGATACGCCAATTTCCCCGCGCAGCTATGATGTAGCATTATTGGCAGCGAGTGCATGGTTAGATGGAATTAATGCTGTGTTAGCAAATCAAAATCCCGCTTTTGTGCTAGCGCGTCCACCCGGACATCACGCCGAAAGTGATTCTGGGATGGGGTTTTGCTTATTTTCTAATGCAGCGATCGCCGCTTTTTACGCTTTACAAAAACCGGAAATTCAACGTGTCGCTATTCTGGATTGGGATGTGCATCATGGTAATGGTACACAGGCGATCGTTGAAACGAGCAAGCAGATTGCTTTCTGTTCTTTGCATCAATACCCCTGTTATCCCGGTACTGGCAGAGCCACAGAACGCGGTTTTCATGATAACGTGTTAAACTTACCCGTGCCACCTGGTAGCGATGTGGCAGTATATCAGCCGCTATTTGAAAAAAAGATAATTCCCTTTTTATCCAACTTTCAGCCAGATTTACTGATTGTCAGTGCTGGTTATGATGGAAACGCTGACGATCCTTTAGCAATGATTAATTTACAACCAAAAGATTATGGTTTGTTCACCGATTATTGTTTAGGATTAACTCGGAAAATTCTTTTTGGCTTAGAAGGTGGCTATGATTTTGAAACACTATCTCAATCAGTAGTCGCCACAATAGAACGTTGTTTATAACCGTAGTCAGCGTTTCAACGCTTATTTAGGGCACTTAAGTGCCCACTACAATAAAAAGTTGTTTATAACCGTAGTCAGCGTTTCAACGCTTATTCAGGGCACTTAAGTGCCCACTACAATATTATTACCGTAGTAAGCGTTTCAACGCTTATTTTGGGCACTTAAGTGCCCACTACAAATACTTTCGCGTCAGCGATCTACAAAGCTAGATTCACTAACAGGAACATTGCCAAGTTTTGACTCGCCCAAATAGTTATAAACCGCTCTTGACACTTGACGAATAAAGCTTACAGCCCCATCATCATAGTTAGGTCTGTGTACCAAAATACCCGCTAAATAGCTTTTACCATTTGGCATTTGAATTATGCCAGCATCACCCAATACAAATCTGAGTGTACCAGTTTTGTGAGAAATTATAGCTTTCTTATCTATACCAGCAGGAAGTAACGATCTATTGTGAGTTTGGCGCATGATTGCTAAAACTTGATTGTGGCTTTGTGGTGATAGCAAACGATTATTACTAAGTAACGCTGACAATCTTACCAAATCTTTGGGGCTAGTTGTATTTGTACCACCGACATCGGGAAGATTATTCCGAATTACTGTATTTTGCAATCCCCAATTACGAAAGCGTTGATTTAGTTTAGTTTCTCCGCCCAAACGGTCGATAATCATATTAGTCGCCGTATTGTCGCTAATAACTATCATATTAGTTAGAGTTTGCAAAACGCTGAATTTGGTGTTTACAGGCTTGTATTGCATTGTTCCAGATTCACCTGCAATTAAACCACGGCGCATCACCAGTTTTTCATCTAACTTAATCCTACCTGCATCTATTTCTTGAAACAAAGCTACCAAAACCGGAAACTTGATTGTACTAGCTGCTGAAAATATCTTTTCACCATTAATATCTACATAGTTACCTGTTTGTAAATCTAAGAAAAACATTCCCGGACTTAAAGTCCGATAACGATTCATTAATGCTTTAATTTGGGAATTTAAAACTGGTATTTCTTGACCTAAATTGACAACTCCCGCAAATAATGAAGCATCAGTTGGGGCGATCGCAATATCTTGACGGTTTTCACCAGTCGAAAATGAGACATCATTTGGCTGGCGGTTAATTGATGAAAAATTTACCACCCAATGCGATCGCGAATCGCCTTTAATTGAAAGACCTTGAGGAGAAATATTATAACCAGGTGCTAATTCAATTACTAATCGAGTGCTTTGTTCATCAGGTTGTCCTATGCGAATTTCTTTAACAGCATTGCCAAAGCTTTTTCGCATCGTTGTAGTGTCAATAGTCGTTCCAGGTAAGTCAATTACTAATCGTTTAGGGTTATCAAGTAAAAAAGCTTTAGGCTGTATACCAGAATCGGTGGTGATATGTAACTGATTTTGAGCTTGGTCAAAATACCAAGATTCTAATTTAGCTGCATTTGCTTGCTCAGACATTAACACTAAACTAGCCAAGCTTGCCAAAAATAAGCGACATTTCATGTGCGTGTTTAAAATGTATTTACATTTACTTAAACTTTATTTACCATAATTTTGCTTTGCATCAGGAAAATAAAATGTCAAAAAAATCAATAACTTTTTAATAATTCAAATATACAAATACAAAAAATTGTGCCATTGCCATTGGCAAAAGCAATTAAAATCATTTAATAATAAAAGGGTGGAAAACACCCACCACCTAGACGAAGAGATGATAATTGATGTTTCCACCCTGCCTTTTAAATTTTGATCGGCGTTCTTCAAGTTAAAACATAAGGCGTTGCAATCATCTGCATTCCTCCTGGTGCGGCTAAAGTCAAACCACGACGCACAGGACGCACAGGACGCTTATTCACTCTTGATAGTTGAAACTGAGAAAGAATTGTTGCCAATACCACTTTCATTTCATACTGAGCAAAAGCCAAACCAATACAGCGACGATTACCACCACCAAAGGGTAAATACTCGTATTGGGAAAATTGTCTTTCTAAAAAGCGTTCTGGTTTAAACTGCTTCGGTTGTGGGTAAACTTCTTCTCGGTGGTGCGCTAAGTAGATACTGGGAGCAATAATAGTTCCCACTGGTAGCTGGTAGCCCATAATTTCAATTGGGGATTTGACCACCCGTGGGAAACCAGTCATCACAATCGGGTAGATCCGCAATGTTTCTTGGCAAACCGCAGTTAAATAAGGCAGTTTAGCAATAAGACTTGGATCTGGGTTGTTACCAAAAAAAGCGAGTTCTTTTAGTAGTTTGTCGCGCACTTCCGGTAAATAATCAATCCAGTAAAAAGCCCAAGTCAATGCAGAAGCTGTAGTTTCATGTCCCGCAACCAGCAGCGTCATTAACTCATCGCGTAACTCTTGATTTGACATCGGCTGTCCGTCATCATAACGAGCAGACATCATCAAACTGAGGATATCTTGGCGATTTTGGTTAGATTCAGTTCTTCGTTCTTCAATTAAAGCATAAACAAGCTTATCAATTCGTTCGATCAAACGCAGCACTCGACCCCACGGACTCCACGCGCCTAAATCTTTTTGGATGAACCGAAAAAAGAAGGCAGCGGACATAAATGGGGAACCTATGAAATCCAGCACGGATGTTAAAAGCTGACGAAGTTCTTGAAAACGCTGTCCTTCATTTAAGCCAAAAACAACTCGTAAAATGACGCGCATGGTAATTTCTTGCATCGACGAACGGATATTAAAAGGCTTGTTAATTTTCCACTCGTCGCTTACTTGCTGGGTGATTTGGCGGATAGTTTCACCATAAGCCCGCATTCTATCACCATGAAAGGGAGGGGTTAATAATTGGCGTTGGCGGTGGTGGCGATCGCCATCCAGTAAAATCAAAGAATTATCCCCCAGCAAAAATCGCAAACCTCGATTTCCCCTTCCACTCTCAAAATGCACAGAATCAGCAGCAAAAATCTCTTGTAGTGCTTGCGGATGACTAAAGTAGACAATTACAGAATCGCTTGTATTGGAAAGAGTGAACGTGTCACCATAAGCTTTCGCAAAATTATCAGCGTATTCCAACGGCTGAAAAATAAATTTCATCTGCCGCAGAAATATCGGCATTTTTGGTCCATCAGGTAGATTTACGTTTGCGGTCATATCTGCTTCTAAAGTTGATGGCTTCTCGATTCTATCTTTTGGGGACTGGGAACTGGGGATGGGGAGACAAGGAGAGGGGGAGAAAGAATTGTCCCCTTGTCCCCCCATCCCCTGCCCCTGCCCCCTGCCCCCTACCTTTTATGTCACATAAAGAGGTATAGTCTTGTAAGGTAGCGTCAGTAGCAAAAAATAAGTGGCAAAAATCATCGCTATCCTCAACGGCAAAGGTGGCGTGGGTAAAACCACTACCGCCGTCAATCTGGCTGCAACATTTGCTCAACAGAAAAAGGTTCTTCTCATTGATGCAGATATTCAAGGTTCTGCTAGTTGGTGGTATAGCCGCAGTCAGAATGGTATGGGGTTTGACCTATCCCAAGAGACAGATCCTCAACTTTTAGGTAATTTAGGAAAGATAACAGGTTACGATTTAGTAGTGGTAGATACGCCGCCGGCGCTGCGGTCTGAAGCTTTAGCGGCGGTATTGGCGATCGCAAACTATTTGGTTTTGCCTACACCCCCAGCACCAATGGATTTAGCTGTCCTAATTGACACAATTCAAAAAGCCGTCACTCCCTTGGGAACACCCCATCGGGTGTTGTTAAGCAAAGTGGATACACGGAGTTTGACAGAAGCACAGGAAGCTAAAAATACGTTGATCCAGTTAGGAATACCTGCTTGCAATAACTTTATTCGTGCTTACAAAGCACACGAACGAGCAGCGCTCGAAGGTATGGCAATTACTCAATGGCGAGGAAATAATGCACGCGAAGCGGAGTCAGACTACCGCCGCGTAGCTGATGAATTAAAGCGTGATTGGAGGAAATTATGGTTAAGAGACGTGTAGCCGACGTGCTACAAGAACAAACACAAAAATTTACACCAGAAAAAAGCGAATCTGCAATAGAAGTTCCT contains these protein-coding regions:
- the gyrA gene encoding DNA topoisomerase (ATP-hydrolyzing) subunit A, coding for MTYSQDRIIPTDLRNEMSRSYLEYAMSVIVGRALPDARDGLKPVHRRILYAMHELGLTADRPFKKCARVVGEVLGKYHPHGDTAVYDALVRMAQDFSMRSPLVNGHGNFGSVDNDPPAAMRYTECRLQALTSAALLQDIESETVDFIDNFDGSQQEPTVLPARIPQLLLNGSSGIAVGMATNIPPHNLGELIDGFVALIHNPEITDIQLMQYIHGPDFPTGAQILGTAAIKEAYTTGRGSITMRGVATIETVEQRGRPDREAIIITELPYQTNKAALIERIAEMVNEKRLEGIADIRDESDRDGMRIVIELKRDAYPRVVLNNLYKQTPLQANFGANMLALVNSEPQVLTLKQFLSVFLDFRIQAITRRTQYELRKAEERDHLLQGLLIALSHLDAIINLIRNASDAPTAKGELITNYGLSEVQADAILQMQLRRLTALEADKIRLEHEDLQNQIADLQDILARRERILEIIETEITQIKATHATPRRTVISLGEGELDDLDLIANEKAIILITKQGYIKRMPVNTFEAQNRATRGKAAAKVKDDDTVEHFLSCCDHDSVLFFSDRGVVYCVKAYQIPVSSRTSRGTPIVQMLPIPKEEKITSIVPVSEFSSDEYLVMLTKGGNIKKTALEAFSNIRANGLIAISLEEGDQLRWVGRARVEDSIIIGSRLGMAIHFRCTQEQLRPLGRATRGVKAMKLKKGDELVGMAILPAAILDTLDTVTETEVDLNEDVETEEIIVEEESQEIPPNASIGPWVLVITMGGYGKRVPVTQFRLQNRAGQGLMATKFKNRKTKDKLAALHIVNSDDEIMMVTNRGIIIRQATNAISVQSRSATGVRVQRLDEEDAITGVAIVPADTGEMTSDTGEVISDTVEVISDTGDVAEVE
- a CDS encoding histone deacetylase family protein; this encodes MFPVIYSSEFLEHKTGYLHPEKPERLTAIASAIKAAAFAEQIEWRSPTPTSQALDLMSVLQQAHSDRYIQKVQQIAEEGGGYLDGDTPISPRSYDVALLAASAWLDGINAVLANQNPAFVLARPPGHHAESDSGMGFCLFSNAAIAAFYALQKPEIQRVAILDWDVHHGNGTQAIVETSKQIAFCSLHQYPCYPGTGRATERGFHDNVLNLPVPPGSDVAVYQPLFEKKIIPFLSNFQPDLLIVSAGYDGNADDPLAMINLQPKDYGLFTDYCLGLTRKILFGLEGGYDFETLSQSVVATIERCL
- a CDS encoding chloride channel protein translates to MLPKRNNSDQTQRWTLSQLFGLLRRNPLMISRWVLRWAGVGTVCGLFAAFYWNVLELITHQLQRFNGLSLLIVMPLAGLVIGLVIHFLGNPGEIAVIVDNIHFRGGRLDARKNPSMILASLVSISAGGSAGPEAPLVQVTGSFGTWIADRWQLQGEDLRTMSLAAMAAGFTALFGAPLGGAMFALEILHHQHIVEYYEALMPAIVSSCASYLVFAAITHLGIAPTWHFPKYQLENIDDFALAILFGMIGAVAGWIFMAIFRSCDRLYAQIPGPIYLRTTLAGLALGCLAAIFPLTRYFGHEELESVVNTNLDAVFLLTLALGKMAAISLTVTGGWRGGFIIPLFFTGACIGKAVAVLIPGINPALAMICTMAAINATVTRTPISTTLLLSKLTNFSALTPILFASLMGFFLAPKIPLIASQLKSEQSLQED
- a CDS encoding ParA family protein produces the protein MAKIIAILNGKGGVGKTTTAVNLAATFAQQKKVLLIDADIQGSASWWYSRSQNGMGFDLSQETDPQLLGNLGKITGYDLVVVDTPPALRSEALAAVLAIANYLVLPTPPAPMDLAVLIDTIQKAVTPLGTPHRVLLSKVDTRSLTEAQEAKNTLIQLGIPACNNFIRAYKAHERAALEGMAITQWRGNNAREAESDYRRVADELKRDWRKLWLRDV
- a CDS encoding cytochrome P450, yielding MTANVNLPDGPKMPIFLRQMKFIFQPLEYADNFAKAYGDTFTLSNTSDSVIVYFSHPQALQEIFAADSVHFESGRGNRGLRFLLGDNSLILLDGDRHHRQRQLLTPPFHGDRMRAYGETIRQITQQVSDEWKINKPFNIRSSMQEITMRVILRVVFGLNEGQRFQELRQLLTSVLDFIGSPFMSAAFFFRFIQKDLGAWSPWGRVLRLIERIDKLVYALIEERRTESNQNRQDILSLMMSARYDDGQPMSNQELRDELMTLLVAGHETTASALTWAFYWIDYLPEVRDKLLKELAFFGNNPDPSLIAKLPYLTAVCQETLRIYPIVMTGFPRVVKSPIEIMGYQLPVGTIIAPSIYLAHHREEVYPQPKQFKPERFLERQFSQYEYLPFGGGNRRCIGLAFAQYEMKVVLATILSQFQLSRVNKRPVRPVRRGLTLAAPGGMQMIATPYVLT
- a CDS encoding serine hydrolase, giving the protein MKCRLFLASLASLVLMSEQANAAKLESWYFDQAQNQLHITTDSGIQPKAFLLDNPKRLVIDLPGTTIDTTTMRKSFGNAVKEIRIGQPDEQSTRLVIELAPGYNISPQGLSIKGDSRSHWVVNFSSINRQPNDVSFSTGENRQDIAIAPTDASLFAGVVNLGQEIPVLNSQIKALMNRYRTLSPGMFFLDLQTGNYVDINGEKIFSAASTIKFPVLVALFQEIDAGRIKLDEKLVMRRGLIAGESGTMQYKPVNTKFSVLQTLTNMIVISDNTATNMIIDRLGGETKLNQRFRNWGLQNTVIRNNLPDVGGTNTTSPKDLVRLSALLSNNRLLSPQSHNQVLAIMRQTHNRSLLPAGIDKKAIISHKTGTLRFVLGDAGIIQMPNGKSYLAGILVHRPNYDDGAVSFIRQVSRAVYNYLGESKLGNVPVSESSFVDR